A genome region from Triplophysa rosa linkage group LG24, Trosa_1v2, whole genome shotgun sequence includes the following:
- the elapor2b gene encoding UPF0577 protein KIAA1324-like homolog isoform X2, translated as MERRTRRTSCYFVRFVTLFLCARASGNLPQCKETDYYFEYTECDSTGSRWRVAIPHRQGSCTGLPEPVRGTDCTFSCEAGEFLEMSSQQCTSCAAGSYSLGSGVRFDQWDSIPAGFSSLATYMDSGSSGDDSMTCNNSSWTAQGTHLESNRDDCTVSLVYAVHLMKQGSVSFDYQYLDTNIFFEFFIQNDQCQEMDQAGSEKWIKLTTNGEWGTHTVNLKSGTNILYWRTTGMLLGGKPVKPVLLKNIQIEGVAYTSECFPCRPGTYSKTPGSSSCDLCPRNTYSGKGASSCTPCSETQYSQEGWSECKEKPPCSEKDYSQIHTACDGDGKTQILYRWVEPQVCVENVTGAVTQPPSGEKEDCPPCNPGFYTHNTSTCLPCPQGTYSDGTTECQRCPGGTEPSLGYEYKWWNILPRNMKSSCFNVGNSKCDEMNGWEVAGDHIRSGVGGSDNDYLILNLRVPGFKLPTSVDDASATEFGRITFIFETICSADCELYFMIDVNRKSTNVVESWVGSKVRQAYTHIMTKNASVSYTWAFQRTNKAMDARQYVNDIAKIYSITVTNAMDGSASGCHACAMMRQQEGSSCVPCPAGHFINKDTNQCQECPANTFLSGHHIYGREACQPCGPGSKSNKEHSVCFNDCSFSHVVANRNLTYDLSALSSVGSIMNGPSFTSKGTKYYHEFNISLCGTEGRKGAVCTDNVTDLSNKDLQNESADLNNFVETFVCQSTIIPADGRGFRTALSSQSISLADTFLGASLGNMLDGVYASPDLFSQASRKVPYIHFFFRSPQPTASCLNGRSTVVTLRCNPEKSERGELTVPSKCPAGTCNGCEFHFLWESSSACPLCTEADYHSIEGACKGGMQDTLYVWSEPKLCIKGVTLPNKTSNHCEVVSLWVKAGIGGGAFTAVLLVCLTCYFWKKNKRLEYKYSRLVMSANKDCELPAADSCALAEGEGEENEDDVVYSNTPSLLGKLKAIASKQADGDGSESVQLKSSQAERWVWG; from the exons ATGGAGAGGAGGACGCGTCGGACATCATGTTATTTCGTGCGCTTTGTTACGCTCTTCCTCTGCGCACGAGCGTCAGGCAACCTGCCACAGTGTAAAGAG ACAGACTATTACTTTGAGTACACAGAATGCGACAGCACAGGGTCCAGATGGAGAGTAGCCATTCCTCACAGACAGGGCAGCTGCACGGGCCTGCCAGAGCCGGTCAGAGGCACAGACTGCA cCTTTTCCTGTGAAGCCGGGGAGTTTTTAGAGATGTCTTCACAGCAGTGCACATCATGTGCGGCCGGCTCATATTCATTGGGCAGCGGTGTGCGTTTCGACCAATGGGATTCCATCCCTGCCGGATTCAGCAGCCTGGCCACATACATGGATTCAGGAAGTTCAGGGGACGACTCGATGACCTGCAACAA TTCTTCATGGACAGCTCAGGGAACTCACTTGGAGTCCAATCGTGATGACTGCACAGTGTCGCTGGTGTACGCAGTGCATCTCATGAAACAAGGCTCCGTCTCCTTCGACTATCAATACCTGGACACTAACATCTTCTTTGAGTTCTTT ATCCAGAATGATCAATGCCAGGAGATGGACCAGGCAGGAAGTGAGAAATGGATCAAACTCACCACAAACGGAGAGTGGGGAACCCACACG GTTAATCTAAAGTCAGGAACAAACATTCTGTATTGGAGAACCACTGGAATGCTTTTGGGTGGGAAGCCTGTGAAGCCGGTCCTTTTGAAGAACATTCAGATCGAAG GCGTGGCGTACACGTCCGAGTGTTTCCCATGCAGACCGGGCACCTACAGTAAAACTCCAGGCTCTTCCTCCTGTGATCTCTGTCCCAGGAATACGTACTCTGGAAAAGGAGCCAGCTCCTGTACGCCATGCTCGGAGACACAGTATTCCc AGGAGGGCTGGTCGGAGTGCAAAGAAAAACCACCGTGTTCGGAGAAAGACTATTCCCAAATCCATACTGCGTGCGACGGCGATGGCAAG ACCCAGATTTTGTACAGATGGGTTGAGCCACAGGTGTGCGTTGAAAATGTGACCGGTGCTGTGACGCAGCCCCCTAGTGGAGAGAAGGAGGACTGCCCACCCTGTAATCCAGGCTTCTACACGCACAACACTTCCACCTGTCTGCCGTGCCCGCAAGGGACCTATTCTGATGGCACCACAG AATGTCAAAGATGCCCAGGGGGAACCGAACCGTCTCTGGGATACGAGTACAAGTGGTGGAACATCCTGCCGAGGAATATGAAATCATCTTGTTTTAATGTGGGAAACTCCAAGTGTGATGAAATGAATG GTTGGGAAGTGGCTGGCGACCACATCCGCAGTGGAGTGGGAGGCTCGGATAATGATTACCTCATCCTTAACCTACGAGTGCCTGGATTCAA ACTTCCTACGTCTGTGGATGACGCATCGGCGACTGAGTTTGGACGTATTACTTTTATCTTCGAGACCATCTGCAGCGCAGACTGTGAACTTTATTTTATGATA GATGTGAACAGGAAGAGCACTAATGTAGTGGAATCGTGGGTAGGAAGTAAAGTCAGACAGGCATATACCCACATCATGACCAAAAATGCATCTGTGTCCTACACATGGGCTTTCCAACGCACCAACAAAGCCATGGAT GCACGTCAGTATGTGAACGACATAGCGAAGATCTACTCCATCACGGTGACTAACGCTATGGATGGCTCGGCGTCCGGATGCCACGCCTGCGCTATGATGCGTCAACAGGAGGGCTCGTCCTGCGTCCCCTGTCCTGCCGGACATTTCATCAACAAAGACACAAACCAGTGTCAGGAGTGCCCGGCCAACACCTTCCTCTCTGGGCATCACATTTACGGCCGGGAAGCCTGTCAGCCATGTGGACCTGGTAGCAAGAGCAACAAG gaACACTCTGTGTGTTTTAACGACTGCTCCTTCTCACATGTTGTTGCCAACCGAAATTTGACCTATGACCTTAGTGCCTTAAGTTCGGTGGGGTCGATCATGAACGGGCCTAGCTTCACCTCCAAAGGAACCAAATATTACCACGAATTTAACATCAGTCTGTGCGGCACAGAG GGGAGGAAAGGGGCGGTGTGCACCGACAATGTTACAGATCTATCCAATAAGGACCTGCAGAACGAATCAGCTGACCTCAACAATTTTGTGGAGACTTTTGTGTGTCAATCAACCATCATCCCTGCAGATGGGCGGGGCTTCAGAACAGCCCTGTCCTCTCAGTCCATAAGCCTGGCTGACACTTTCCTCG GAGCTTCTCTTGGTAACATGCTGGATGGAGTGTACGCGAGCCCAGACCTTTTTTCACAGGCCTCACGGAAAGTTCCATATATCCATTTCTTCTTTcg CTCTCCCCAGCCGACGGCATCTTGCCTGAACGGCCGTAGTACAGTCGTAACTCTCCGCTGCAACCCTGAGAAGAGCGAGCGTGGGGAGCTCACCGTGCCGAG CAAGTGCCCAGCAGGTACATGTAATGGCTGTGAGTTTCACTTCCTCTGGGAGAGCTCCAGCGCTTGTCCACTCTGCACCGAGGCCGACTACCACTCGATAGAAGGTGCATGCAAAGGAGGAATGCAG GATACGCTGTATGTGTGGAGCGAACCGAAACTCTGCATTAAAGGGGTTACACTCCCGAACAAGACATCCAACCATTGTGAAGTGGTCAGTCTATGGGTCAAGGCGGGAATTGGCGGCGGAGCCTTCACGGCAGTCCTCCTTGTCTGTCTCACGTGCTATTTCTGGAAAAAGAACAAGAG GCTTGAATACAAATACTCAAGACTAGTGATGTCTGCCAATAAGGACTGCGAGCTGCCAGCGGCCGACAGCTGTGCGCTGGCGGAGGGAGAAGGGGAGGAGAACGAAGACGATGTGGTTTACTCGAACACTCCTTCATTACTGGGAAAACTGAAAGCTATCGCGAGCAAG CAGGCAGACGGTGACGGCAGCGAATCGGTACAGCTGAAGTCGTCTCAAGCAGAGAGATGGGTTTGGGGATAA
- the elapor2b gene encoding UPF0577 protein KIAA1324-like homolog isoform X1, translated as MERRTRRTSCYFVRFVTLFLCARASGNLPQCKETDYYFEYTECDSTGSRWRVAIPHRQGSCTGLPEPVRGTDCTFSCEAGEFLEMSSQQCTSCAAGSYSLGSGVRFDQWDSIPAGFSSLATYMDSGSSGDDSMTCNNSSWTAQGTHLESNRDDCTVSLVYAVHLMKQGSVSFDYQYLDTNIFFEFFIQNDQCQEMDQAGSEKWIKLTTNGEWGTHTVNLKSGTNILYWRTTGMLLGGKPVKPVLLKNIQIEAGVAYTSECFPCRPGTYSKTPGSSSCDLCPRNTYSGKGASSCTPCSETQYSQEGWSECKEKPPCSEKDYSQIHTACDGDGKTQILYRWVEPQVCVENVTGAVTQPPSGEKEDCPPCNPGFYTHNTSTCLPCPQGTYSDGTTECQRCPGGTEPSLGYEYKWWNILPRNMKSSCFNVGNSKCDEMNGWEVAGDHIRSGVGGSDNDYLILNLRVPGFKLPTSVDDASATEFGRITFIFETICSADCELYFMIDVNRKSTNVVESWVGSKVRQAYTHIMTKNASVSYTWAFQRTNKAMDARQYVNDIAKIYSITVTNAMDGSASGCHACAMMRQQEGSSCVPCPAGHFINKDTNQCQECPANTFLSGHHIYGREACQPCGPGSKSNKEHSVCFNDCSFSHVVANRNLTYDLSALSSVGSIMNGPSFTSKGTKYYHEFNISLCGTEGRKGAVCTDNVTDLSNKDLQNESADLNNFVETFVCQSTIIPADGRGFRTALSSQSISLADTFLGASLGNMLDGVYASPDLFSQASRKVPYIHFFFRSPQPTASCLNGRSTVVTLRCNPEKSERGELTVPSKCPAGTCNGCEFHFLWESSSACPLCTEADYHSIEGACKGGMQDTLYVWSEPKLCIKGVTLPNKTSNHCEVVSLWVKAGIGGGAFTAVLLVCLTCYFWKKNKRLEYKYSRLVMSANKDCELPAADSCALAEGEGEENEDDVVYSNTPSLLGKLKAIASKQADGDGSESVQLKSSQAERWVWG; from the exons ATGGAGAGGAGGACGCGTCGGACATCATGTTATTTCGTGCGCTTTGTTACGCTCTTCCTCTGCGCACGAGCGTCAGGCAACCTGCCACAGTGTAAAGAG ACAGACTATTACTTTGAGTACACAGAATGCGACAGCACAGGGTCCAGATGGAGAGTAGCCATTCCTCACAGACAGGGCAGCTGCACGGGCCTGCCAGAGCCGGTCAGAGGCACAGACTGCA cCTTTTCCTGTGAAGCCGGGGAGTTTTTAGAGATGTCTTCACAGCAGTGCACATCATGTGCGGCCGGCTCATATTCATTGGGCAGCGGTGTGCGTTTCGACCAATGGGATTCCATCCCTGCCGGATTCAGCAGCCTGGCCACATACATGGATTCAGGAAGTTCAGGGGACGACTCGATGACCTGCAACAA TTCTTCATGGACAGCTCAGGGAACTCACTTGGAGTCCAATCGTGATGACTGCACAGTGTCGCTGGTGTACGCAGTGCATCTCATGAAACAAGGCTCCGTCTCCTTCGACTATCAATACCTGGACACTAACATCTTCTTTGAGTTCTTT ATCCAGAATGATCAATGCCAGGAGATGGACCAGGCAGGAAGTGAGAAATGGATCAAACTCACCACAAACGGAGAGTGGGGAACCCACACG GTTAATCTAAAGTCAGGAACAAACATTCTGTATTGGAGAACCACTGGAATGCTTTTGGGTGGGAAGCCTGTGAAGCCGGTCCTTTTGAAGAACATTCAGATCGAAG CAGGCGTGGCGTACACGTCCGAGTGTTTCCCATGCAGACCGGGCACCTACAGTAAAACTCCAGGCTCTTCCTCCTGTGATCTCTGTCCCAGGAATACGTACTCTGGAAAAGGAGCCAGCTCCTGTACGCCATGCTCGGAGACACAGTATTCCc AGGAGGGCTGGTCGGAGTGCAAAGAAAAACCACCGTGTTCGGAGAAAGACTATTCCCAAATCCATACTGCGTGCGACGGCGATGGCAAG ACCCAGATTTTGTACAGATGGGTTGAGCCACAGGTGTGCGTTGAAAATGTGACCGGTGCTGTGACGCAGCCCCCTAGTGGAGAGAAGGAGGACTGCCCACCCTGTAATCCAGGCTTCTACACGCACAACACTTCCACCTGTCTGCCGTGCCCGCAAGGGACCTATTCTGATGGCACCACAG AATGTCAAAGATGCCCAGGGGGAACCGAACCGTCTCTGGGATACGAGTACAAGTGGTGGAACATCCTGCCGAGGAATATGAAATCATCTTGTTTTAATGTGGGAAACTCCAAGTGTGATGAAATGAATG GTTGGGAAGTGGCTGGCGACCACATCCGCAGTGGAGTGGGAGGCTCGGATAATGATTACCTCATCCTTAACCTACGAGTGCCTGGATTCAA ACTTCCTACGTCTGTGGATGACGCATCGGCGACTGAGTTTGGACGTATTACTTTTATCTTCGAGACCATCTGCAGCGCAGACTGTGAACTTTATTTTATGATA GATGTGAACAGGAAGAGCACTAATGTAGTGGAATCGTGGGTAGGAAGTAAAGTCAGACAGGCATATACCCACATCATGACCAAAAATGCATCTGTGTCCTACACATGGGCTTTCCAACGCACCAACAAAGCCATGGAT GCACGTCAGTATGTGAACGACATAGCGAAGATCTACTCCATCACGGTGACTAACGCTATGGATGGCTCGGCGTCCGGATGCCACGCCTGCGCTATGATGCGTCAACAGGAGGGCTCGTCCTGCGTCCCCTGTCCTGCCGGACATTTCATCAACAAAGACACAAACCAGTGTCAGGAGTGCCCGGCCAACACCTTCCTCTCTGGGCATCACATTTACGGCCGGGAAGCCTGTCAGCCATGTGGACCTGGTAGCAAGAGCAACAAG gaACACTCTGTGTGTTTTAACGACTGCTCCTTCTCACATGTTGTTGCCAACCGAAATTTGACCTATGACCTTAGTGCCTTAAGTTCGGTGGGGTCGATCATGAACGGGCCTAGCTTCACCTCCAAAGGAACCAAATATTACCACGAATTTAACATCAGTCTGTGCGGCACAGAG GGGAGGAAAGGGGCGGTGTGCACCGACAATGTTACAGATCTATCCAATAAGGACCTGCAGAACGAATCAGCTGACCTCAACAATTTTGTGGAGACTTTTGTGTGTCAATCAACCATCATCCCTGCAGATGGGCGGGGCTTCAGAACAGCCCTGTCCTCTCAGTCCATAAGCCTGGCTGACACTTTCCTCG GAGCTTCTCTTGGTAACATGCTGGATGGAGTGTACGCGAGCCCAGACCTTTTTTCACAGGCCTCACGGAAAGTTCCATATATCCATTTCTTCTTTcg CTCTCCCCAGCCGACGGCATCTTGCCTGAACGGCCGTAGTACAGTCGTAACTCTCCGCTGCAACCCTGAGAAGAGCGAGCGTGGGGAGCTCACCGTGCCGAG CAAGTGCCCAGCAGGTACATGTAATGGCTGTGAGTTTCACTTCCTCTGGGAGAGCTCCAGCGCTTGTCCACTCTGCACCGAGGCCGACTACCACTCGATAGAAGGTGCATGCAAAGGAGGAATGCAG GATACGCTGTATGTGTGGAGCGAACCGAAACTCTGCATTAAAGGGGTTACACTCCCGAACAAGACATCCAACCATTGTGAAGTGGTCAGTCTATGGGTCAAGGCGGGAATTGGCGGCGGAGCCTTCACGGCAGTCCTCCTTGTCTGTCTCACGTGCTATTTCTGGAAAAAGAACAAGAG GCTTGAATACAAATACTCAAGACTAGTGATGTCTGCCAATAAGGACTGCGAGCTGCCAGCGGCCGACAGCTGTGCGCTGGCGGAGGGAGAAGGGGAGGAGAACGAAGACGATGTGGTTTACTCGAACACTCCTTCATTACTGGGAAAACTGAAAGCTATCGCGAGCAAG CAGGCAGACGGTGACGGCAGCGAATCGGTACAGCTGAAGTCGTCTCAAGCAGAGAGATGGGTTTGGGGATAA
- the elapor2b gene encoding UPF0577 protein KIAA1324-like homolog isoform X4, producing the protein MERRTRRTSCYFVRFVTLFLCARASGNLPQCKETDYYFEYTECDSTGSRWRVAIPHRQGSCTGLPEPVRGTDCTFSCEAGEFLEMSSQQCTSCAAGSYSLGSGVRFDQWDSIPAGFSSLATYMDSGSSGDDSMTCNNSSWTAQGTHLESNRDDCTVSLVYAVHLMKQGSVSFDYQYLDTNIFFEFFIQNDQCQEMDQAGSEKWIKLTTNGEWGTHTVNLKSGTNILYWRTTGMLLGGKPVKPVLLKNIQIEGVAYTSECFPCRPGTYSKTPGSSSCDLCPRNTYSGKGASSCTPCSETQYSQEGWSECKEKPPCSEKDYSQIHTACDGDGKTQILYRWVEPQVCVENVTGAVTQPPSGEKEDCPPCNPGFYTHNTSTCLPCPQGTYSDGTTECQRCPGGTEPSLGYEYKWWNILPRNMKSSCFNVGNSKCDEMNGWEVAGDHIRSGVGGSDNDYLILNLRVPGFKLPTSVDDASATEFGRITFIFETICSADCELYFMIDVNRKSTNVVESWVGSKVRQAYTHIMTKNASVSYTWAFQRTNKAMDARQYVNDIAKIYSITVTNAMDGSASGCHACAMMRQQEGSSCVPCPAGHFINKDTNQCQECPANTFLSGHHIYGREACQPCGPGSKSNKEHSVCFNDCSFSHVVANRNLTYDLSALSSVGSIMNGPSFTSKGTKYYHEFNISLCGTEGRKGAVCTDNVTDLSNKDLQNESADLNNFVETFVCQSTIIPADGRGFRTALSSQSISLADTFLGASLGNMLDGVYASPDLFSQASRKVPYIHFFFRSPQPTASCLNGRSTVVTLRCNPEKSERGELTVPSKCPAGTCNGCEFHFLWESSSACPLCTEADYHSIEGACKGGMQDTLYVWSEPKLCIKGVTLPNKTSNHCEVVSLWVKAGIGGGAFTAVLLVCLTCYFWKKNKRLEYKYSRLVMSANKDCELPAADSCALAEGEGEENEDDVVYSNTPSLLGKLKAIASKADGDGSESVQLKSSQAERWVWG; encoded by the exons ATGGAGAGGAGGACGCGTCGGACATCATGTTATTTCGTGCGCTTTGTTACGCTCTTCCTCTGCGCACGAGCGTCAGGCAACCTGCCACAGTGTAAAGAG ACAGACTATTACTTTGAGTACACAGAATGCGACAGCACAGGGTCCAGATGGAGAGTAGCCATTCCTCACAGACAGGGCAGCTGCACGGGCCTGCCAGAGCCGGTCAGAGGCACAGACTGCA cCTTTTCCTGTGAAGCCGGGGAGTTTTTAGAGATGTCTTCACAGCAGTGCACATCATGTGCGGCCGGCTCATATTCATTGGGCAGCGGTGTGCGTTTCGACCAATGGGATTCCATCCCTGCCGGATTCAGCAGCCTGGCCACATACATGGATTCAGGAAGTTCAGGGGACGACTCGATGACCTGCAACAA TTCTTCATGGACAGCTCAGGGAACTCACTTGGAGTCCAATCGTGATGACTGCACAGTGTCGCTGGTGTACGCAGTGCATCTCATGAAACAAGGCTCCGTCTCCTTCGACTATCAATACCTGGACACTAACATCTTCTTTGAGTTCTTT ATCCAGAATGATCAATGCCAGGAGATGGACCAGGCAGGAAGTGAGAAATGGATCAAACTCACCACAAACGGAGAGTGGGGAACCCACACG GTTAATCTAAAGTCAGGAACAAACATTCTGTATTGGAGAACCACTGGAATGCTTTTGGGTGGGAAGCCTGTGAAGCCGGTCCTTTTGAAGAACATTCAGATCGAAG GCGTGGCGTACACGTCCGAGTGTTTCCCATGCAGACCGGGCACCTACAGTAAAACTCCAGGCTCTTCCTCCTGTGATCTCTGTCCCAGGAATACGTACTCTGGAAAAGGAGCCAGCTCCTGTACGCCATGCTCGGAGACACAGTATTCCc AGGAGGGCTGGTCGGAGTGCAAAGAAAAACCACCGTGTTCGGAGAAAGACTATTCCCAAATCCATACTGCGTGCGACGGCGATGGCAAG ACCCAGATTTTGTACAGATGGGTTGAGCCACAGGTGTGCGTTGAAAATGTGACCGGTGCTGTGACGCAGCCCCCTAGTGGAGAGAAGGAGGACTGCCCACCCTGTAATCCAGGCTTCTACACGCACAACACTTCCACCTGTCTGCCGTGCCCGCAAGGGACCTATTCTGATGGCACCACAG AATGTCAAAGATGCCCAGGGGGAACCGAACCGTCTCTGGGATACGAGTACAAGTGGTGGAACATCCTGCCGAGGAATATGAAATCATCTTGTTTTAATGTGGGAAACTCCAAGTGTGATGAAATGAATG GTTGGGAAGTGGCTGGCGACCACATCCGCAGTGGAGTGGGAGGCTCGGATAATGATTACCTCATCCTTAACCTACGAGTGCCTGGATTCAA ACTTCCTACGTCTGTGGATGACGCATCGGCGACTGAGTTTGGACGTATTACTTTTATCTTCGAGACCATCTGCAGCGCAGACTGTGAACTTTATTTTATGATA GATGTGAACAGGAAGAGCACTAATGTAGTGGAATCGTGGGTAGGAAGTAAAGTCAGACAGGCATATACCCACATCATGACCAAAAATGCATCTGTGTCCTACACATGGGCTTTCCAACGCACCAACAAAGCCATGGAT GCACGTCAGTATGTGAACGACATAGCGAAGATCTACTCCATCACGGTGACTAACGCTATGGATGGCTCGGCGTCCGGATGCCACGCCTGCGCTATGATGCGTCAACAGGAGGGCTCGTCCTGCGTCCCCTGTCCTGCCGGACATTTCATCAACAAAGACACAAACCAGTGTCAGGAGTGCCCGGCCAACACCTTCCTCTCTGGGCATCACATTTACGGCCGGGAAGCCTGTCAGCCATGTGGACCTGGTAGCAAGAGCAACAAG gaACACTCTGTGTGTTTTAACGACTGCTCCTTCTCACATGTTGTTGCCAACCGAAATTTGACCTATGACCTTAGTGCCTTAAGTTCGGTGGGGTCGATCATGAACGGGCCTAGCTTCACCTCCAAAGGAACCAAATATTACCACGAATTTAACATCAGTCTGTGCGGCACAGAG GGGAGGAAAGGGGCGGTGTGCACCGACAATGTTACAGATCTATCCAATAAGGACCTGCAGAACGAATCAGCTGACCTCAACAATTTTGTGGAGACTTTTGTGTGTCAATCAACCATCATCCCTGCAGATGGGCGGGGCTTCAGAACAGCCCTGTCCTCTCAGTCCATAAGCCTGGCTGACACTTTCCTCG GAGCTTCTCTTGGTAACATGCTGGATGGAGTGTACGCGAGCCCAGACCTTTTTTCACAGGCCTCACGGAAAGTTCCATATATCCATTTCTTCTTTcg CTCTCCCCAGCCGACGGCATCTTGCCTGAACGGCCGTAGTACAGTCGTAACTCTCCGCTGCAACCCTGAGAAGAGCGAGCGTGGGGAGCTCACCGTGCCGAG CAAGTGCCCAGCAGGTACATGTAATGGCTGTGAGTTTCACTTCCTCTGGGAGAGCTCCAGCGCTTGTCCACTCTGCACCGAGGCCGACTACCACTCGATAGAAGGTGCATGCAAAGGAGGAATGCAG GATACGCTGTATGTGTGGAGCGAACCGAAACTCTGCATTAAAGGGGTTACACTCCCGAACAAGACATCCAACCATTGTGAAGTGGTCAGTCTATGGGTCAAGGCGGGAATTGGCGGCGGAGCCTTCACGGCAGTCCTCCTTGTCTGTCTCACGTGCTATTTCTGGAAAAAGAACAAGAG GCTTGAATACAAATACTCAAGACTAGTGATGTCTGCCAATAAGGACTGCGAGCTGCCAGCGGCCGACAGCTGTGCGCTGGCGGAGGGAGAAGGGGAGGAGAACGAAGACGATGTGGTTTACTCGAACACTCCTTCATTACTGGGAAAACTGAAAGCTATCGCGAGCAAG GCAGACGGTGACGGCAGCGAATCGGTACAGCTGAAGTCGTCTCAAGCAGAGAGATGGGTTTGGGGATAA